TTCCTGCGACAACGCTGAGCGTCCAGGGAAAACACCACCCGTTGCAGTGAAACATCGGCAGTGTCCAAAGATAGACCGGATGCCTGCCCATGCCGGACGCGACGACGTTGGCGTAACCCATGAGTGCGGCTCCGCGATGATGGTAGACCACGCCCTTGGGGTTTCCGGTGGTGCCGGATGTGTAATTAAGTGAAATCGAATCCCACTCATCACCCGGCATGTGCCAGTCATAGTCGGGATCGCCTTGCGAGATGAACGCCTCATAATCTTCCGTGCCGATCCTTTCACCCTTTGCAAATGGCGTGTTTTCGCCGAATTCGGGATCGTCGTAATCAATGACCAGAGGGTCGACGGAAGCGATGTCCAGGGCCTCTTTCACCACGCCGGAGAACTCGCGGTCGACAATCAGTATCTTTACGTCCGCATGGTCGAGCTGAAATGCGATGATCGCCGCATCGAGGCGGGTATTCATTGAATGCAGGACGGCGCCTGTCATCGGAACACCGTGATGGGCCTCCAGCATGGCCGGGGTGTTGGATAACATCACCGAAACCGTGTCGCCCTTGTCGATGCCGCGATTGGCGAGCGCCGAGGCGAGCTGGCGGGAACGGGCGTAGAAGGTCCGGTAGGTCATCCGCAACGAACCGTGGATCACCGCGATGTGGTCCGGATAGACGCTTGCCGCACGCGCCAGATGTGTAAGCGGCGTCAAGGGCTGATAATTGGCGGGGTTGCGGTCGAGATCGGTCTCATACGGATTGACAGTCATGCTTCCTCCCCGAAAGTCTGATCCTGATCAGTGCAATAGCGCATTCATGCCATCTGCAACAAGTTTGACCGATGTCGCCAGGATCGTCAGGTACATCAGCGGATAGAAAACCTCGGGACGCAGGCGTTTGACGATCCAGGCCCCGGCGAGTGTTGCCAGCGGCGCCAGTGGCATCAGGACAAATGATGCGCTCAAATTGCTGGCGTCAAACTGGCCAAGGGCAAAATAGGGGATCAGCTTGACCGCATTGACGATCGCAAAGTAGCGGGTGCTGGTGCCGACATAGACTTTGGGATCAAGGCGCAGCGGCAAGGTGTAGATCTGGAACGGCGGCCCGCCGGCGTGGGTGACGAAACTGGTGAAGCCGGAAATTGTCGCCCAGAATGTGCCCTTGACAGGCTGTTGGGGCCTGGGTGGTGGCTCCTTGCCGCGACGTGCCTTGTAGCGTTCGTAGACGTATAGACCAACGAACCAGATGGCGATGAGGCCAACGAGGAGCCGGATCAGTTCCGTTGACACCAGCGAAGCGGTCAGCCAGCCGATACCGATACCGATCATGGCGCCGGGCAACATTACCTTCAGCGTTGTTGCGTCATTGTAGTGACGCCAGATCCAAAGGCTGAAAATATCCATGACGATCATGATCGGCAGCAAGATCGCGGCGGCCTGGACGGGCGATATGACCAGTGCCAGGATCGGGACACCCATCAGCGCAAAGGCGCCGCCAAGACCACCCTTGGACAGTCCGACGAGGATTACGGCAGGAACGGCTGCTGCGTAGAAGATGAAATCTGTGGGCATAGGCGCTGTTGATCCGAACTCCCGCGTGGTCTATCGGGAACCGAACAAAAAGGCGAGAGCTTCGTACGGATATACACCGTCCGGCCTCATCGGGTCAGTGAGTATTCATGTCAGATATTGAAAACAGGTGCAGGCTTGTTCTGATCGCACCACCCATGGACGACCCCGACGCTGCGCGCGAACTCATTGCCGGCGCGCTGCGCGGCGGAGATGTCGCGTCGGTCATTCTTCCGCAATATGGACTTGACGAACGCGCTTTTCAGGACGTTGCGGAGGCGGTTGTGCCGCTGGTGCAGAAAGCCGGGGCAGCAGCGATGGTCGCAGGAGACAGCAGGATAGCCGCGCGCTCGAAGGCGGATGGGCTGCATGTCGACGGCGGCCGGGATGTGCTTGCGGACGCGATCGAGCGTTTTTCTCCCGGCATGATGGTCGGCGCGGGCAGGGCCAAGGATCGCCATTCAGCCCTTGAGATCGGTGAATTGCGGCCCGATTACGTGTTTTTCGGGAAACTGGACGGCGACATCAAGGCCGAACCGCATCCCAGGAACCTGGCGCTTGCCGAGTGGTGGGCCTCAATGGTGGAAATTCCATGCATCGTCATGGGCGGGCGGGACATTTCATCGGTGGTTGAGATTGCGCAAAGCGGAGCAGAGTTCGTCGCGCTGCGGGACGCCGTCTTTGCCGAACCCGGTGCGGCGGCCATCAAGGTCACTGAGGCGAACGCGCTGCTCGACGAAAAAGCGCCACGGTTTGGAGATTAGGTGTCGTTATGACGAGATTTGGGATCATAACTGCAGCACTTGCCATCCTGTTTGCCGCAATCGGCGCGGCCAAAGCCGTTGAAAGCGAAGATGCGACGGCTGCGCCGAGCTCCGGGATAGCTGCGGAAGCTGCCGGTTCGGAAGGCGTGGAGGCGGATGGTCCCGAGGCCGAACCCGTGACCGAAAGCGATGCGGCCTACGGTGCGTTCCAGCGCGGCCTTTATCTGACGGCTTTTCAATTGGCACTGCCGAGAGCGAAGCTTGGAGACCCGGCCGCCCAGACCCTTGTTGCGGAAATCTACGCGCGTGGCCTCGGTGTTCCCCGCAGTATGAAGGACGCGGCATTCTGGTATGAAAACGCTGCAAACAGCGGAGACACGGCGGCACAGTTGAAATATGCGCTGATGCTGCTGGAGGGGCGGCACGTAAAGGGCGATCGCGACAGGGCGCGTGAACTGATGAAACAGGCGGCCGATGCCGGCAATTCGTCCGCTCAATTCAACTATGGTCAGATGCTCATAACCGACCAACCGGGCAATGAAGGTGTCCAAAAGGCGCTTCCCTATATGACGCAGGCGGCCAGCAGCGGAATTGCCGACGCCCAGTTTGCTCTGGCGCAGATTTATGCTTACGGCACAGGGATCGAGGCCCACCCGGAAAAGGCGCGCATGTGGATGATCCGCGCGGCGCGGTCGGGCTTCGATACCGCACAGCTTGATCTTGCCGTCTGGCTGATTGACGGTATCGGCGGCGACATCGACTATCAGGCCGGTTTCGGCTGGATGCGCCGTGCCGCCAATCTCGGCAACGTCATGGCGCAGAACCGCCTGTCGCATCTTTATATCAACGCAATCGGGACACGGCCGGATCCGATCGAAGCAGCCAAGTG
This portion of the Hoeflea prorocentri genome encodes:
- a CDS encoding sulfite exporter TauE/SafE family protein, which produces MPTDFIFYAAAVPAVILVGLSKGGLGGAFALMGVPILALVISPVQAAAILLPIMIVMDIFSLWIWRHYNDATTLKVMLPGAMIGIGIGWLTASLVSTELIRLLVGLIAIWFVGLYVYERYKARRGKEPPPRPQQPVKGTFWATISGFTSFVTHAGGPPFQIYTLPLRLDPKVYVGTSTRYFAIVNAVKLIPYFALGQFDASNLSASFVLMPLAPLATLAGAWIVKRLRPEVFYPLMYLTILATSVKLVADGMNALLH
- a CDS encoding thiamine phosphate synthase; protein product: MSDIENRCRLVLIAPPMDDPDAARELIAGALRGGDVASVILPQYGLDERAFQDVAEAVVPLVQKAGAAAMVAGDSRIAARSKADGLHVDGGRDVLADAIERFSPGMMVGAGRAKDRHSALEIGELRPDYVFFGKLDGDIKAEPHPRNLALAEWWASMVEIPCIVMGGRDISSVVEIAQSGAEFVALRDAVFAEPGAAAIKVTEANALLDEKAPRFGD
- a CDS encoding tetratricopeptide repeat protein is translated as MTRFGIITAALAILFAAIGAAKAVESEDATAAPSSGIAAEAAGSEGVEADGPEAEPVTESDAAYGAFQRGLYLTAFQLALPRAKLGDPAAQTLVAEIYARGLGVPRSMKDAAFWYENAANSGDTAAQLKYALMLLEGRHVKGDRDRARELMKQAADAGNSSAQFNYGQMLITDQPGNEGVQKALPYMTQAASSGIADAQFALAQIYAYGTGIEAHPEKARMWMIRAARSGFDTAQLDLAVWLIDGIGGDIDYQAGFGWMRRAANLGNVMAQNRLSHLYINAIGTRPDPIEAAKWYILSRRAGLDDGRLEDFFQGLTADEQKAGIEAANNFRSR